In one Novosphingopyxis iocasae genomic region, the following are encoded:
- the glmM gene encoding phosphoglucosamine mutase gives MPGSYFGTDGIRGRANSAPMTPEIAMKVGQAAGTHFLRGDHKHRVVIGKDTRLSGYMMENALVAGFTSVGMNVVQFGPIPTPAVAMLTQAMRADLGVMISASHNPYVDNGIKLFGPDGFKLSDEDEAAIEALLASSDIPLADAGEIGRARRVEDARGRYIHAVKASLPADVRLDGLHIVVDCAHGAAYQVAPSAFWELGAKVTTIGVDPNGKNINDACGSTHIETLQSTVVAAGADIGIALDGDADRLIVVDEKGQQVDGDQIMALIGRSWSRNGLLRGDGIVATVMSNLGLERFLESEGLELHRAKVGDRHVLEMMRRKGMNVGGEQSGHMIMLDHATTGDGTIAALQVLAELVNSGKPASELLHLFERVPQLLKNVRYGADAKPLEDKAVQQCIADAEGELSGKGRLVIRKSGTEPLIRVMAEGDDEAQVEAVVDRICEAVQAAA, from the coding sequence ATGCCAGGCAGTTATTTCGGCACCGACGGCATTCGTGGCCGCGCCAACAGCGCGCCGATGACGCCGGAAATCGCGATGAAGGTGGGCCAGGCCGCTGGCACCCACTTCTTGCGCGGGGACCACAAGCACCGCGTGGTGATCGGCAAGGACACGCGCCTGTCCGGCTATATGATGGAAAACGCGCTCGTCGCGGGATTTACCAGCGTAGGCATGAACGTGGTGCAGTTCGGGCCGATCCCGACGCCCGCCGTCGCCATGCTGACGCAGGCGATGCGCGCGGATCTGGGCGTGATGATCTCCGCCAGTCACAACCCCTATGTCGATAACGGCATCAAGCTTTTCGGTCCCGACGGCTTCAAGCTTTCGGACGAGGATGAGGCCGCGATCGAGGCGCTGCTGGCCAGCAGCGACATTCCGCTGGCCGATGCCGGAGAGATCGGCCGTGCCCGCCGTGTGGAGGATGCGCGCGGTCGCTATATCCATGCCGTCAAAGCTTCGCTGCCGGCGGACGTGCGCCTGGACGGGCTGCACATCGTCGTCGATTGTGCGCATGGCGCGGCCTATCAGGTGGCTCCGTCAGCCTTCTGGGAACTTGGCGCGAAGGTCACCACCATCGGTGTCGATCCGAATGGCAAGAACATCAACGATGCCTGCGGCTCCACCCATATCGAGACGCTGCAGAGCACGGTGGTTGCCGCCGGGGCGGACATCGGCATCGCGCTGGACGGTGATGCGGACCGGCTGATCGTGGTCGACGAGAAGGGCCAGCAGGTCGATGGCGACCAGATTATGGCGCTGATCGGCCGCAGCTGGAGCCGCAACGGCCTGCTGCGCGGGGACGGCATCGTCGCCACGGTGATGAGCAATCTGGGCCTTGAACGCTTCCTTGAGAGCGAGGGGCTGGAGCTGCACCGTGCCAAGGTGGGCGATCGCCATGTGCTGGAAATGATGCGGCGCAAGGGCATGAATGTGGGCGGCGAACAGTCCGGCCATATGATCATGCTCGATCATGCGACGACGGGCGACGGCACCATCGCCGCGCTGCAGGTGCTGGCCGAACTGGTGAACAGCGGCAAACCGGCGAGCGAGCTGCTGCACCTGTTCGAACGGGTGCCCCAGCTCCTCAAGAATGTCCGCTACGGCGCGGACGCGAAGCCGCTGGAGGACAAGGCCGTGCAGCAATGCATCGCCGATGCCGAGGGCGAGCTGAGCGGCAAGGGCCGCCTCGTCATCCGCAAGTCCGGCACCGAACCGTTGATCCGCGTGATGGCCGAGGGCGACGACGAAGCGCAGGTCGAAGCGGTGGTGGACCGCATCTGCGAGGCGGTGCAGGCCGCAGCGTGA
- the thiD gene encoding bifunctional hydroxymethylpyrimidine kinase/phosphomethylpyrimidine kinase, protein MKDIHGPSRPARILIIAGSDSSGGAGIQADIKTVTMLGGHAMTAITAITAQNSRGVHGVHPVPTQMVLDQIEACVSDIGVDAVKIGMIGSAETAQAVAEMLTGLGESISIVLDPVMVASSGSVLADEATIAAFGSLMNVATVVTPNLPELAALGGEDAILAHGTALLVKGGHAEGAEITDRLIAADGTETRWTDARIDTPHDHGTGCTLASAIAAGLGEGKALPDAIARARAFVRASLRAAPDFVADNGPMGQQAVKVEEL, encoded by the coding sequence GTGAAGGATATTCATGGCCCCAGTCGGCCCGCACGCATCCTCATCATCGCCGGATCGGACAGTTCGGGCGGCGCGGGCATTCAGGCGGATATCAAGACCGTCACCATGCTTGGCGGCCACGCGATGACGGCGATCACCGCGATCACCGCGCAGAATTCGCGCGGCGTTCACGGCGTGCACCCCGTGCCGACGCAAATGGTGCTCGATCAGATCGAGGCCTGCGTGAGTGATATCGGTGTGGACGCGGTGAAGATCGGTATGATCGGCAGCGCGGAAACGGCGCAGGCGGTGGCGGAGATGCTAACCGGCTTAGGCGAAAGCATTTCCATTGTTCTGGATCCCGTCATGGTTGCCAGCAGCGGCTCGGTGCTCGCCGACGAGGCCACTATTGCCGCGTTCGGATCGTTGATGAACGTCGCCACCGTGGTGACGCCGAACCTGCCAGAACTGGCCGCGTTGGGCGGTGAGGACGCGATTTTGGCCCATGGCACCGCTCTCCTGGTAAAGGGCGGGCATGCCGAGGGCGCCGAGATCACCGATCGGCTGATCGCGGCGGATGGCACCGAAACCCGCTGGACCGATGCGCGCATCGATACGCCGCATGATCACGGCACCGGCTGCACGCTCGCCAGCGCCATTGCCGCCGGGCTGGGGGAGGGCAAAGCGCTGCCCGATGCGATCGCCCGAGCCCGCGCCTTCGTGCGCGCAAGCCTTCGCGCCGCGCCCGACTTTGTCGCCGATAACGGGCCGATGGGGCAGCAGGCGGTGAAAGTAGAAGAGCTTTGA
- a CDS encoding ribonuclease HII, protein MNDPSSIAPASVAGVDEAGRGPLAGPVVAAAVILCGKEIRGLADSKVLSAARRAQLASRIQERCHWGIGIASVEEIDALNIFQATMLAMARAIEAMCERHGCDPAEVLVDGNLTPAGRRAEWRWPARAVVGGDRLERCISAASIIAKEHRDALMCEAAESWPHYAWDRNKGYGTAAHLAALREHGPSPLHRRSFAPVAQLLLI, encoded by the coding sequence TTGAATGACCCTTCTTCCATTGCCCCCGCTTCCGTAGCAGGCGTGGACGAGGCCGGGCGCGGACCGCTCGCCGGCCCGGTGGTGGCCGCCGCCGTTATCCTGTGCGGCAAGGAAATCCGCGGCCTTGCCGATAGCAAGGTGCTGAGCGCAGCCCGGCGCGCGCAGCTCGCTTCGCGCATCCAGGAGCGCTGTCATTGGGGCATCGGCATCGCCAGCGTGGAGGAGATCGACGCGCTCAACATTTTCCAGGCGACCATGCTCGCCATGGCCCGCGCGATCGAGGCGATGTGCGAACGGCATGGCTGCGATCCGGCGGAAGTGCTGGTGGACGGCAATCTTACCCCCGCAGGGCGCCGCGCGGAATGGCGCTGGCCCGCCCGCGCCGTGGTGGGCGGGGACCGGCTGGAACGCTGCATCTCCGCCGCCTCGATCATCGCCAAGGAGCATCGCGATGCGCTGATGTGTGAGGCTGCCGAAAGCTGGCCGCATTATGCCTGGGACCGGAACAAGGGTTACGGCACCGCCGCGCATCTCGCGGCCCTGCGCGAACATGGCCCCAGCCCGCTGCACCGCCGCAGTTTTGCTCCGGTGGCGCAGCTTCTGCTGATCTAA
- a CDS encoding site-specific DNA-methyltransferase, whose translation MGVIETIARAPSRKKTNIAPPAVLPLGEILRGDCIEAMRALPDACVDMVFADPPYNLQLGGDLHRPDGSHVDAVTDDWDKFDTFAAYDAFTRAWLAEARRILKPSGSLWVIGSYHNIFRVGAAVQDLGYWILNDIVWRKSNPMPNFRGTRFTNAHETLIWAAHSEKAKYTFNYRAMKTLNDELQMRSDWSFPICGGQERLKKDGHKAHPTQKPEALLYRLLLATTNPGDIVLDPFFGTGTTGAVAKRLGRQWIGIEREDGYCEVALERIEAALPLDESALKTMQSPRQQPKVPFGTLVETGYLAPGAKLWCKKRKLTATVRADGSLENAGETASLHKMGAVLQGAPSCNGWTFWHYEAEDGALKPVDALRQTYLLATEA comes from the coding sequence ATGGGGGTCATCGAAACCATCGCGCGTGCGCCGTCACGCAAGAAGACGAATATCGCGCCGCCGGCAGTGCTGCCGCTGGGCGAAATTCTGCGCGGCGATTGTATCGAGGCGATGCGCGCGCTGCCCGATGCCTGCGTGGACATGGTGTTTGCCGATCCGCCCTATAACCTCCAACTCGGCGGCGATCTGCACCGTCCGGACGGCAGCCATGTCGATGCCGTGACGGATGACTGGGACAAGTTCGATACCTTCGCCGCCTATGACGCCTTCACGCGCGCCTGGCTGGCCGAGGCACGCCGCATCCTGAAGCCGTCCGGATCGCTCTGGGTGATCGGCAGCTATCACAACATCTTCCGGGTGGGCGCGGCGGTGCAGGATCTGGGCTACTGGATCCTGAACGATATCGTCTGGCGCAAGTCCAATCCCATGCCCAATTTCCGCGGCACCCGCTTCACCAACGCGCATGAGACGCTGATCTGGGCCGCGCATTCGGAGAAGGCGAAATACACCTTCAACTACCGCGCGATGAAGACGCTGAATGATGAGCTTCAGATGCGCAGCGATTGGAGCTTCCCGATCTGCGGCGGGCAGGAGCGGCTCAAGAAGGACGGGCACAAGGCACACCCGACGCAAAAGCCCGAAGCGCTGCTCTATCGCCTGCTGCTGGCCACCACCAACCCCGGCGACATCGTGCTCGATCCCTTCTTCGGCACCGGCACCACCGGCGCGGTCGCCAAGCGGCTTGGTCGCCAGTGGATCGGCATCGAGCGGGAGGACGGCTATTGCGAAGTCGCGCTGGAGCGTATCGAGGCGGCGCTGCCACTGGATGAAAGCGCGCTCAAAACCATGCAGAGCCCGCGCCAGCAACCCAAGGTGCCCTTCGGCACGCTGGTGGAAACCGGCTATCTCGCGCCCGGCGCGAAGCTGTGGTGCAAGAAGCGCAAACTCACCGCCACGGTGCGCGCGGACGGATCGCTGGAGAATGCGGGCGAAACCGCCAGCCTGCACAAAATGGGCGCGGTGTTGCAAGGCGCGCCGAGCTGCAATGGCTGGACCTTCTGGCATTACGAGGCCGAAGACGGCGCGCTGAAACCGGTCGACGCCCTGCGCCAGACCTATTTGCTGGCAACGGAGGCGTAA
- the folP gene encoding dihydropteroate synthase encodes MTLYLRPTAFIDSPQRHDGAGERLAGTMLWFGAVEWIEDGTRRMVAAADVPAQIDALTGDAQARARTIWRNLTSPRAALTLGERVLRLDQPHVMGILNMTPDSFSDGGRFTDDPAAAAEAGVAMAQAGASLVDVGGESTRPGAPTVWEGDEIERVRPVIERLARSGTPVSIDTRKAAVMEAALAAGAHLINDVSALLHDPRALEVARASEVPICIMHAPSQGANPHEGAAYVDAALDVYDWLERRIAALVEAGIDRARLIIDPGLGFGKSVADNAAILNNLTLYHGLGCPLLVGASRKRMIGALSNEAPADQRLGGSLFLATKAIEAGAQIVRVHDVPETVQAARVWRGLRDAALTARA; translated from the coding sequence ATGACCCTCTATCTTCGCCCCACCGCCTTCATCGACAGCCCGCAGCGCCATGACGGGGCGGGGGAGCGGCTGGCGGGCACGATGCTGTGGTTCGGCGCGGTCGAATGGATCGAGGACGGCACGCGCCGCATGGTCGCCGCCGCCGATGTACCGGCGCAGATCGATGCGCTTACCGGCGACGCACAAGCCCGCGCGCGCACCATTTGGCGAAACCTCACCAGCCCGCGCGCGGCGCTGACGTTGGGTGAGCGCGTGCTGCGGCTCGATCAGCCGCATGTCATGGGCATCCTCAACATGACGCCCGACAGCTTTTCCGATGGCGGGCGCTTCACCGACGATCCCGCCGCCGCGGCGGAAGCGGGGGTGGCCATGGCGCAAGCCGGAGCTTCGCTGGTCGATGTCGGCGGGGAATCCACCCGCCCCGGCGCGCCCACCGTGTGGGAAGGCGACGAGATCGAACGTGTCCGCCCGGTGATCGAGCGACTCGCGCGCTCCGGCACGCCGGTGTCGATCGACACGCGCAAGGCCGCAGTGATGGAAGCCGCGCTCGCCGCCGGTGCGCATCTGATCAACGATGTGTCCGCGCTGCTGCACGATCCGCGCGCGCTGGAGGTGGCGAGGGCGAGCGAGGTACCGATCTGCATCATGCACGCGCCCAGCCAAGGGGCGAACCCGCATGAGGGTGCGGCCTATGTCGACGCGGCGCTGGACGTATATGACTGGCTGGAGCGCCGCATCGCCGCGCTGGTGGAGGCGGGGATCGACCGTGCACGCCTCATTATCGATCCGGGGCTGGGCTTCGGCAAATCGGTGGCGGACAACGCCGCGATCCTGAACAATCTGACGCTTTATCACGGCCTTGGCTGCCCGCTGTTGGTGGGCGCCAGCCGCAAGCGCATGATCGGCGCGCTGTCCAACGAAGCGCCCGCGGACCAGCGCCTCGGCGGATCGCTGTTCCTGGCGACGAAGGCGATCGAGGCCGGCGCGCAGATCGTGCGCGTCCACGACGTGCCCGAAACGGTGCAGGCCGCCCGCGTCTGGCGGGGCCTGCGCGACGCAGCCCTCACCGCGCGGGCGTAA
- a CDS encoding YceI family protein, with protein sequence MRIVHAVALALLSTTAVAAQAPSGPPGSPDVSAISGGHYEADPAHTLVVWTLDHMGISPYTGIFGDVTGMLMFDPKNPSAASVDVTIPVSKVVTASQGLTDHLLRPAKDGGDPDFFGANPADARFVSTDVKVERQSATITGNLTLNGITKPVTLNARFYGAGQLPEQMGGGEALGFSGTGSIKRSDFGLGYGIPMVGDNVDLQIEAAFMKKAG encoded by the coding sequence ATGCGCATTGTCCATGCCGTCGCCCTTGCTTTGCTTTCCACCACCGCCGTCGCCGCGCAGGCGCCGTCCGGCCCTCCCGGATCGCCGGACGTGTCCGCCATCAGCGGCGGGCATTATGAGGCGGACCCGGCGCATACGCTGGTGGTGTGGACGCTCGATCATATGGGGATTTCGCCCTATACCGGCATCTTCGGCGATGTGACGGGCATGCTTATGTTCGATCCGAAGAACCCGTCCGCCGCCTCCGTCGATGTGACCATTCCGGTGTCCAAGGTGGTGACGGCGAGCCAGGGGCTGACCGATCATCTGCTGCGGCCCGCCAAGGACGGCGGCGACCCGGATTTCTTCGGCGCGAACCCGGCCGATGCCCGCTTCGTTTCCACCGATGTGAAGGTGGAGCGCCAGAGCGCGACCATCACCGGCAATCTGACGCTGAACGGCATCACCAAGCCGGTGACGCTGAACGCGCGCTTTTACGGCGCGGGCCAGTTGCCCGAGCAGATGGGCGGCGGCGAGGCGCTGGGCTTCAGCGGCACCGGATCGATCAAGCGCAGCGATTTCGGCCTGGGCTACGGCATTCCGATGGTCGGCGACAATGTGGACCTGCAGATCGAGGCGGCGTTCATGAAGAAGGCAGGCTGA
- a CDS encoding alpha/beta fold hydrolase: MTMHYTRTGRGKPLLLVHGLGATCGSWDTISPALSQVREVIAIDLPGHGQTPEEADSGTFDGLARSLDEWLGAENFTGIDMVGSSLGARLVLEMARRGQAGAVVALDPGGFWQGWERTFFKTTITPSVALVRALRPALSAITGNVAGRTALLAQLSATPWALDGAFVARELKSLADTRTVKSLVKDLANGAMQEGPAKTAAPVVIGWGRKDRLCLPQQADRAIKAFPEATLHWFDRSGHFPMWDRPEETVRVILDATSI, from the coding sequence ATGACCATGCACTACACGCGCACGGGGCGCGGAAAACCCCTCCTCCTTGTCCACGGACTGGGGGCGACCTGCGGCTCGTGGGACACGATCTCGCCTGCGCTTTCTCAAGTCAGGGAGGTAATTGCCATAGACCTGCCCGGCCATGGACAAACACCCGAAGAGGCCGACAGCGGCACGTTTGACGGACTTGCGCGCAGTCTCGACGAATGGCTCGGCGCGGAGAATTTCACAGGTATTGATATGGTTGGCAGCTCGCTGGGAGCTCGCCTGGTGCTCGAGATGGCGCGGCGCGGCCAAGCGGGCGCGGTTGTCGCACTGGATCCGGGCGGCTTCTGGCAGGGGTGGGAGCGCACCTTCTTCAAGACGACCATAACGCCATCGGTTGCCCTGGTTCGCGCGCTACGACCAGCGCTTTCTGCCATCACCGGAAATGTCGCCGGCCGGACCGCGCTTTTGGCCCAGCTCTCTGCAACGCCGTGGGCGCTCGACGGGGCATTCGTCGCGCGCGAATTGAAGTCGTTGGCTGACACGCGCACCGTCAAGTCGCTTGTGAAGGACCTCGCCAACGGCGCGATGCAGGAGGGTCCTGCGAAAACGGCTGCGCCTGTTGTCATAGGCTGGGGACGCAAGGATCGGCTGTGTCTACCGCAGCAGGCGGATCGCGCGATCAAGGCTTTCCCTGAAGCGACGCTGCACTGGTTCGATCGTAGCGGGCACTTCCCGATGTGGGATCGGCCAGAGGAGACTGTCCGCGTGATATTGGATGCAACGAGCATCTAG
- a CDS encoding SIR2 family NAD-dependent protein deacylase, with protein sequence MSKIELPLPLIEAVKGSRVIPFLGAGASKEATDSHGARPPNADQLRDALAQQFFGKPIPNRDLMTVAEMAIRNGAGQSLVFEEVRKILAPFEPGDAHRALADFNWRMIATTNYDLLIEHAYADVKAPRQNPVRFVKDDEPVEARLQETERPVAYLKLHGCLDYIHDRDIPPILTKESYSRYKANRTRLFGRVADYAHESTLIFVGYRLDDPHLRNLIYDIGIDKRPRWFMVTPDAEDYDIDYWSTQNVGIIKCRFGEFMQALSDEIPPLFRQLAHSAQTADLPVRKHFQTNEPESENLRRAFAKDLRYIHANISSEEQSPEQFFQGYDTGWGGILNRYDVRRKVEDDLLFKALLENEKPTGPKLIMLRGAAGAGKTIALKRTAFEAATASGAITLWLVEGGALHFDVLAELYELTRQPIYMFVDQIGFRVPQVLSFLKSARARSLPVIVIGAERDADWNSYCGALEAEFPPEFLRVGNLSMAEVEGLLDLLERHGCLGLLGKLSRDDQVKAFMDKNRADRQLLVALHELTLGKPFEKIVLEEHQRIFPDQAQQLYLDIATMHQFSVNVRAGIISRISGIAFEDFQSQFLEPLRSIVRVDRDPYSGDLCYKTRHPRVAAIVFRETCPDDESKATQLKRIVENLDVGYSVDKRALEEICRGRTLAETFASIEQAREVYQAAITAAPKQAFLYQQWALLEAHHREGSLTEAYRLAGEAHDLEPRNKTITHTLAEIDRKRANVEESELLKDSLRRRAREWLNDMPANDRFATSSRCKLLVDEVVDLAAKADATGSPHDAVAYAEKVKAAEGAILRAQQSFPEDADIDQVEARFRDEVDEEDKALRALEQALAAGARGSGTAIRVARMYDARGRSPDALKVLQAALGRSPDDRAAHHAMAIHLMHAETPDLGVIEDHLRRSFSRGDRNYENRFDLAQLLFFSGQIPACEVMFAEIDHGAPEDFRRSTPRTENVFTRRLNRYSGRITSIKPGYAFLRSSAYLIDIFGHRSMSDADTFDDLMIGDEINFRIRFNRQGPTAVDMRLGRAA encoded by the coding sequence ATGTCCAAAATTGAATTGCCGCTGCCACTTATCGAAGCCGTAAAGGGGTCTCGCGTCATTCCCTTCTTGGGAGCGGGAGCTTCCAAGGAGGCGACCGATTCGCACGGAGCTAGGCCACCCAACGCAGACCAACTGCGTGACGCTCTGGCGCAGCAATTTTTCGGCAAGCCGATACCCAACAGAGACTTAATGACCGTCGCTGAGATGGCGATCCGCAACGGTGCCGGGCAATCACTGGTGTTTGAGGAGGTCCGGAAAATCCTTGCGCCGTTCGAGCCAGGCGATGCGCATCGAGCTCTCGCGGACTTCAATTGGCGGATGATCGCGACTACCAACTACGACCTTTTGATCGAACACGCCTATGCCGATGTAAAGGCTCCACGGCAGAATCCCGTAAGGTTCGTTAAGGATGATGAACCAGTCGAGGCGCGCCTGCAGGAAACGGAGCGGCCTGTGGCGTACCTGAAACTGCACGGATGTCTTGACTACATCCATGATCGCGACATTCCGCCCATCCTGACAAAGGAAAGCTATTCGAGATATAAGGCCAATCGCACGCGGTTGTTCGGCAGAGTGGCTGATTATGCTCATGAATCGACCCTGATTTTCGTCGGGTATCGGCTAGACGATCCGCACCTCAGGAATCTGATTTACGACATCGGAATCGATAAGCGCCCTCGATGGTTTATGGTGACGCCGGATGCCGAGGACTACGATATAGACTATTGGAGCACGCAGAACGTCGGCATCATCAAATGTCGCTTCGGCGAGTTCATGCAAGCGCTCTCGGATGAAATCCCGCCGCTTTTCAGGCAGCTCGCCCATTCCGCGCAGACGGCCGACCTTCCGGTCCGAAAGCACTTTCAGACCAATGAACCGGAAAGCGAGAACCTAAGACGGGCATTCGCAAAGGACCTCAGATACATCCATGCGAACATATCATCCGAGGAGCAATCGCCCGAGCAGTTCTTCCAAGGCTATGATACCGGTTGGGGTGGCATCCTGAATCGCTACGATGTACGTCGTAAGGTCGAGGATGACCTCCTGTTTAAGGCGCTGCTCGAAAACGAGAAGCCTACAGGACCAAAGCTTATCATGCTTCGTGGTGCGGCGGGTGCAGGGAAGACGATTGCTCTGAAGAGAACCGCGTTCGAGGCCGCGACCGCTTCGGGGGCTATCACCTTGTGGCTCGTAGAGGGCGGCGCGCTGCATTTTGACGTCCTTGCGGAACTGTATGAGTTGACCCGCCAGCCCATCTATATGTTCGTCGACCAGATCGGCTTCCGGGTGCCCCAAGTCCTCTCCTTTCTGAAAAGCGCTCGTGCCCGTTCTCTGCCGGTTATCGTGATCGGCGCCGAGCGTGATGCGGATTGGAACAGCTATTGCGGTGCGCTGGAGGCCGAATTCCCGCCGGAGTTCCTCAGAGTTGGCAATCTGTCGATGGCGGAAGTGGAAGGCTTGCTCGATCTGCTGGAGCGGCACGGGTGCCTCGGACTTCTCGGCAAGCTTTCACGCGACGATCAAGTTAAGGCGTTCATGGACAAGAACAGAGCGGACAGGCAACTGCTCGTCGCCCTTCACGAACTCACTCTCGGAAAGCCCTTTGAGAAGATCGTTCTCGAAGAGCATCAGCGAATCTTCCCGGACCAGGCGCAGCAGCTCTATCTCGATATCGCCACTATGCATCAGTTCTCCGTAAACGTCCGTGCCGGGATCATCTCCCGGATCTCAGGCATCGCGTTTGAGGACTTCCAGTCGCAGTTTCTCGAACCATTGCGGAGCATCGTTCGCGTGGACAGAGACCCTTATTCGGGGGACCTTTGCTACAAAACGCGCCATCCACGCGTGGCTGCTATCGTCTTCAGGGAGACCTGCCCTGACGACGAAAGCAAGGCTACGCAGTTGAAGCGTATCGTCGAAAACCTCGATGTAGGATATTCCGTCGATAAGCGGGCGCTCGAGGAAATCTGTCGGGGCAGGACGCTTGCAGAGACCTTCGCTTCGATCGAGCAGGCGAGAGAGGTCTATCAGGCGGCGATCACGGCGGCCCCTAAGCAGGCATTCCTCTACCAGCAGTGGGCTTTGTTGGAAGCTCACCATCGGGAGGGTTCTTTGACGGAGGCCTACCGGCTTGCCGGAGAGGCTCACGATCTAGAGCCGCGCAATAAGACAATTACTCACACACTGGCGGAGATCGACAGGAAGCGGGCCAATGTTGAAGAGTCAGAGCTTCTCAAGGATTCGCTTCGTCGCCGAGCGCGCGAATGGCTCAACGACATGCCGGCAAATGACCGATTTGCCACATCGAGCCGCTGCAAACTTCTGGTTGACGAAGTCGTTGACTTGGCTGCTAAGGCCGATGCCACCGGAAGCCCGCATGACGCTGTCGCCTATGCCGAGAAGGTCAAGGCTGCCGAAGGCGCGATTCTCCGTGCGCAGCAGAGCTTCCCTGAGGACGCCGACATCGATCAGGTCGAAGCGCGATTCCGTGATGAGGTGGATGAAGAGGACAAGGCGCTCCGCGCCCTCGAACAGGCGTTGGCGGCAGGAGCGCGAGGTTCCGGCACGGCGATAAGAGTCGCGAGAATGTATGATGCTCGAGGCCGATCTCCGGACGCCCTCAAAGTTCTCCAGGCGGCTTTGGGTCGGAGCCCGGACGACAGGGCCGCGCATCATGCGATGGCCATACACCTTATGCATGCCGAAACGCCTGACCTAGGCGTGATCGAGGATCACCTAAGGAGGAGTTTTTCTAGGGGTGATCGGAATTACGAGAACCGCTTCGACCTCGCTCAGCTGCTATTTTTTAGCGGACAGATCCCTGCGTGCGAGGTGATGTTTGCGGAGATCGATCACGGTGCTCCTGAGGATTTCCGTCGGTCGACGCCAAGAACGGAGAATGTTTTCACTCGCAGACTTAACCGCTATTCTGGAAGGATCACCTCGATTAAGCCCGGCTACGCTTTTCTGCGCAGCTCCGCCTACCTGATCGATATATTCGGGCATCGCTCGATGTCAGATGCAGACACATTCGACGATCTAATGATCGGAGATGAGATCAATTTTAGGATTCGCTTCAATCGACAGGGCCCCACCGCAGTGGATATGAGATTGGGTCGGGCGGCATGA